A portion of the Nomia melanderi isolate GNS246 chromosome 2, iyNomMela1, whole genome shotgun sequence genome contains these proteins:
- the LOC116425579 gene encoding immunoglobulin domain-containing protein oig-4 isoform X1, whose protein sequence is MPRSMAMLLLLIILCLNNQETLGRRGRTRGKTRSRLQIGLPITGKYRDPESDQYYNNNNGAKILLASHFDLEYVLGHKIAFLCVARGNPRPHITWFKDGAEIYSHLYLHVHEWQVGKDKVKSKLEIDPATQMDAGVYECSADNMYSIDRRSFKTDFSIAFD, encoded by the exons ATGCCACGCTCTATGGCCATGCTGTTGTTGTTGATCATTTTGTGTCTGAACAACCAAGAGACTCTTGGACGAAGAGGACGTACCAGAGGTAAAACTAGGTCGCGTCTCCAAATAGGACTGCCTATAACTGGGAAATACCGCGACCCAGAGAGCGACCAGTactacaacaacaacaat GGTGCAAAGATACTGTTGGCGTCTCACTTTGATCTTGAGTATGTTCTGGGCCACAAGATTGCTTTCCTCTGTGTCGCACGTGGAAATCCACGTCCACACATTACATGGTTCAAGGATGGTGCTGAGATCTATAGCCATCTTTACCTGCAT GTACACGAATGGCAAGTTGGAAAGGATAAAGTGAAGTCAAAACTAGAGATTGATCCTGCTACTCAAATGGATGCTGGAGTATATGAGTGCTCAGCTGACAATATGTACAGCATTGATCGCAGATCTTTCAAGACTGACTTTTCTATCGCTTTCGATTAA
- the Gbeta76C gene encoding guanine nucleotide-binding protein subunit beta-2, giving the protein MGKDDAETVALKKELEDLINKCKEDQKKQQDTTLEEACGSVADAPKVKLSTKKLLKGHINKVNSVHYSGDSRHCVTGSLDGKLIIWDSWTGNKVQVIPLRSAWVMSVAFAPSGNFVACGGMDNMCTVYDVNNRDATGSAKIVRELLGYEGFLSSCRFLEDKKILTGSGDMKICIWDLEANKKTTDFCAHAGDVVSISLSPDMNNYITGSVDKTCKLWDFRDETAKQTFFGHEADVNSVCYHPSGQAFVTASEDKTARLWDLRSDQQIAEFKPPNSKPGFTSCGLSSSGRFIFCGSDDNNIHIWDTLKNQYNGVLSGHENRVTSLSVSGNGMAVATCSWDQNVRIWV; this is encoded by the exons ATGGGGAAGGATGACGCTGAAACGGTGGCTTTAAAGAAGGAGCTGGAGGACCTGATCAACAAATGCAAG GAGGATCAAAAGAAACAACAGGATACCACTTTGGAGGAGGCGTGCGGCAGTGTAGCGGACGCTCCCAAGGTGAAATTATCTACGAAAAAGTTGTTAAAGGGACACATTAATAAGGTGAACTCGGTGCATTACAGTGGCGATAGTAG GCATTGCGTGACAGGTTCGTTGGACGGTAAGTTGATCATCTGGGACTCGTGGACCGGCAACAAAGTCCAGGTAATTCCTCTACGGTCAGCATGGGTGATGTCCGTGGCGTTCGCTCCCTCGGGGAACTTCGTTGCTTGTGGTGGCATGGACAACATGTGTACCGTTTACGACGTGAACAACCGTGACGCCACGGGCTCCGCGAAGATAGTCAGAGAGCTGCTAGGGTACGAGGGTTTCCTTTCTTCGTGCAGGTTCTTGGAGGACAAGAAGATCCTCACTGGATCCGGTGACATGAAAAT CTGTATATGGGACCTGGAAGCAAATAAGAAAACGACAGACTTCTGTGCGCACGCTGGAGATGTTGTCAGCATCAGCTTATCTCCAGATATGAATAACTACATCACCGGATCAGTGGACAAGACATGCAAGCTGTGGGACTTCAGAGATGAGACTGCGAAGCAGACCTTCTTTGGTCATGAGGCTGATGTCAATTCTGTTTGC TACCATCCGTCCGGACAAGCTTTTGTAACAGCCTCGGAAGACAAAACAGCAAGGTTGTGGGACTTGAGGTCGGATCAGCAGATAGCAGAGTTCAAGCCACCAAACTCAAAGCCTGGGTTCACATCATGTGGCTTGTCCTCGAGTGGTAGGTTTATATTCTGTGGAAGTGACGACAATAATATCCATATATGGGACACGTTGAAGAACCAGTACAATG GTGTCTTATCAGGCCACGAAAACCGTGTGACGTCGCTGAGTGTTTCTGGAAATGGTATGGCTGTCGCTACTTGCTCCTGGGATCAAAATGTACGAATTTGGGTTTAG
- the Neurl4 gene encoding neuralized E3 ubiquitin protein ligase 4 — protein sequence MFHRRCGHRVTLTNNNCTAIRDFSEYNYGLVLSAEPLKDGELFEVRIDKKMTSWSGSIEIGVTECDPEVIELPACATSLFQGTWIMTNCGIVHNGARMVEMYGIDLSTLEEGNTLGVLRTPNHELVFYINGISQGVAVPNIPERIFAVVDMYGDCVQVTIIHPQVTPALPDDPKEEVEINNDYVLGEASNSSTTNLVANLNVNLNVNVNVNLPKNPSLAAIREDRLRFHERVGSLVKLSNNARTAERRRPLNEFNNGVVMTHRPLRDNELFEVRIDRLVHKWSGSIEVGVTMHSPTALEFPATMTNMRSGTTMMSGCGILVNGKGTCREYGQFNLDELIEGDRVGMVRGINGNLHYIINGLDQGIAAKVPAGVWGVIDLYGMTVKVTIVDRDEREEQNLVTRRNTLQLQDLNEAEDEPPDRLMFHTCCGTHVDVINNGRTAYRPNVMDDFNNGVVLTSRPLKPNELFEVRLDKIVTKWAGSIEIGVTTHSPTELEFPFTMTNVRSGTWMMTENGVMHNGTAIIDQYGQNLDRLQVGDRVGVMRKDNGTLYFYVNGADQGAAAMNVPERVYGVIDLYGQAAQATIVDNTDFYSPTTNNSSFSNTTLYSDLRFHHIHGKNAKIINNGLTALRPRALGEFNEAIVIANRALRDGEMFEVTIDKMVDRWTGAIEAGLTLIRPDELVFPSTMTDIDHDTWMLSGSNVMRDGVTVRNNYACDLDKVVEGNRIGMMRCSDGSLHYYLDGVDQGSACTGLPPHVYPVIDLYGQCVQVTIVLPERRDPITQQYLPSENSISQQPTSVIQLQAQTEIMHKFHESVGLYIQLNTDRTVATRCRGYNNAILLSETALENNELFEIAIQEVARKWSGCLRIGVITNENGSRLTSMNLVPGMGSIPADAWYLTGNEVRHNGYVLCMNYCPSLEWLRVSDKIGLKRTHEGNLKFYINGEDMGVAASNIPEGVYAVIELFGTTVAVNITSSKQQNPAVSPNASLRLQDSLELLLDPMPPVLRNDTGMDTSVDVSEGKLVNDAILTPTQPPPIHLTGESDWNYEFHENHGRNVQLETKLIARRVASYNQGVVMSSRPLIKGKPFVVKVERLNERWVSNILCGVTCISPEKANFPLTALGFKKHSWIICSDWILHNGTRVKTKYGAGLDNLQSGSVVGLFIDEDNRLHLIIDGIDQGVVATDLPPYVYAVFDLYGQCEQISIVGNTVETFSAASVDNTATVGSMEFIRAKIEDTENSREKADLECHEKETVVAATSSDLSPSTSPSVSSQCSSNVKIDNIVDYSGVSSGSNLEPSAETSSEPKGEKSKTYNNSNQLSHSECTNVEINNATNINIKNCTVNSSSNISSLNCNNAINESIASNSQGSNISATHQIMLSSSQTFSSQNTLNNVTSDVSNTVSSSFHEIRSNMSWNNTADKTPVSGNTTSMVQSTTPVHNGPTSQLLQAPSTPPGTNAITSKKCEYLKACIRLKKSLILPDEFFSLDDVFCYCSACYKVEGDSAVCKKGEPPAEFAVPVGWTRFPLKQCINANQIPQSTTDKWHVAFYGIRLDAIRLILDTGELMTKEQLDISNFTMNMKAEDQNPQVIFSPSIKYATSEEFTRKYPYIDTQSNKKLNASTAFQLLVRPGSYTISPGVKDVSDSQFESSKWATKEAGATVIMALMIHLDGF from the exons ATGTTTCATCGACGATGCGGTCACCGTGTTACTTTAACGAACAACAATTGCACGGCCATACGAGACTTCTCCGAATACAATTATGGATTGGTGCTCAGCGCGGAACCCCTCAAGGATGGCGAACTTTTCGAAGTCCGCATCGACAAAAAG ATGACATCATGGAGCGGTAGTATAGAGATTGGAGTGACAGAATGCGATCCGGAGGTCATAGAACTGCCCGCCTGTGCTACTAGTCTCTTTCAAGGAACATGGATCATGACCAACTGCGGTATCGTTCATAATGGTGCCAGAATGGTGGAAATGTACGGAATAGATCTTAGCACCTTGGAAGAAGGAAATACCTTGGGTGTATTGAGAACACCAAAT CATGAACTGGTGTTTTACATCAATGGCATCTCTCAAGGTGTCGCTGTGCCCAATATACCAGAACGCATTTTTGCAGTTGTAGATATGTATGGTGATTGTGTGCAAGTGACCATCATTCATCCACAGGTCACACCCGCTTTGCCTGACGATCCGAAGGAAGAAGTTGAAATCAATAATGACTATGTCCTTGGGGAAGCGTCTAATTCCTCCACAACTAATCTAGTCGCTAATTTGAATgttaatttaaatgttaatgtGAATGTTAATTTACCTAAGAATCCAAGCCTTGCTGCCATTAGAGAGGATAGACTGAGGTTTCACGAGAGAGTGGGCTCATTGGTAAAACTTTCAAACAATGCTAGGACTGCTGAGAGAAGGAGAcctttaaatgaatttaacaatgGAGTGGTAATGACTCATAGGCCATTGAGAGATAATGAATTATTCGAG GTACGAATTGATAGGCTTGTGCATAAGTGGTCAGGTAGTATAGAAGTTGGAGTCACCATGCACAGTCCTACAGCTCTAGAATTTCCAGCAACAATGACTAACATGCGATCAGGAACAACAATGATGTCTGGATGTGGGATTCTGGTGAATGGAAAGGGCACCTGTCGCGAATATGGGCAATTTAATCTGGATGAGCTGATA GAGGGTGACAGGGTAGGCATGGTTCGAGGAATCAATGGAAATCTTCATTACATAATTAACGGCTTGGACCAAGGTATAGCTGCTAAAGTTCCTGCAGGTGTTTGGGGGGTAATTGATCTCTACGGTATGACGGTGAAAGTAACAATCGTGGACCGGGATGAAAGGGAGGAACAAAATTTGGTTACCAGGAGAAACACATTGCAACTTCAGGATCTAAAcg AAGCAGAAGATGAACCACCAGATAGACTCATGTTCCACACATGTTGTGGAACACATGTAGATGTGATTAATAATGGCCGCACTGCATACAGACCCaa TGTAATGGATGATTTCAACAATGGAGTCGTATTAACTTCAAGACCACTCAAGCCGAATGAATTGTTCGAAGTCAGGCTGGACAAGATTGTCACAAAATGGGCGGGTTCCATCGAGATAGGAGTCACCACTCATTCACCCACCGAACTCGAGTTCCCTTTCACGATGACGAATGTTAG ATCCGGTACATGGATGATGACGGAGAATGGCGTTATGCATAATGGAACTGCAATTATAGATCAATACGGGCAGAATCTCGACCGACTGCAAGTAGGGGACCGTGTTGGCGTCATGCGGAAGGATAATGGAACACTGTATTTCTATGTAAATGGCGCGGACCAGGGAGCTGCAGCGATGAACGTGCCTGAAAGGGTTTATGGTGTTATAGATCTGTACGGGCAGGCTGCGCAGGCAACTATAGTGGACAACACAGACTTCTACAGTCCTACCACGAACAATTCAAGTTTCAGCAACACAACTCTGTATAG TGATTTAAGGTTCCATCACATACACGGTAAGAACgcgaaaataataaacaatggaTTGACTGCTCTGAGGCCTAGAGCATTGGGTGAATTCAACGAAGCCATCGTGATCGCAAATCGCGCTCTAAGGGACGGTGAAATGTTCGAAGTGACCATCGATAAAATGGTGGATCGTTGGACAGGAGCTATCGAAGCTG GTCTGACTCTTATAAGACCTGACGAATTAGTGTTTCCGTCCACTATGACGGATATTGATCATGATACCTGGATGTTGTCCGGATCAAACGTTATGCGAGACGGTGTTACCGTGAGAAATAATTACGCCTGTGATTTAGACAAGGTAGTGGAGGGTAATAGGATTGGTATGATGCGATGTTCGGATGGTAGCTTGCATTATTATCTAGACGGTGTGGATCAAGGATCCGCTTGTACCGGATTACCGCCACACGTGTACCCTGTAATTGACCTGTACGGTCAGTGCGTTCAG gtgACAATCGTACTACCAGAACGCAGGGATCCCATAACACAGCAGTACTTGCCATCAGAAAACAGTATTAGTCAGCAGCCTACTTCTGTGATCCAACTGCAAGCACAGACAGAGATCATGCACAAGTTCCATGAGTCCGTTGGCTTGTACATTCAACTGAATACCGATAGAACAGTGGCGACTAGATGTAGAGGGTACAACAACGCCATACTGTTAAGCGAGACTGCATTAGAGAATAACGAGCTGTTTGAAATTGCTATCCAAGAGGTTGCCAGAAAGTGGAGTGGTTGTTTGAGAATAGGAGTGATCACTAACGAGAATGGAAGCCGGTTGACATCTATGAATCTCGTACCTGGCATGGGATCTATTCCAGCTGACGCATGGTATTTGACAG GTAACGAAGTGAGACACAACGGATACGTTCTCTGCATGAATTACTGTCCAAGTTTGGAGTGGTTACGCGTGTCCGATAAAATCGGTTTGAAACGTACTCACGAGGGTAATTTGAAGTTTTACATAAATGGGGAAGACATGGGAGTGGCAGCGTCCAACATACCGGAAGGCGTGTACGCTGTGATCGAGCTCTTCGGCACCACTGTGGCTGTGAACATTACCAGCAGCAAACAGCAAAACCCTGCAGTGTCGCCGAATGCTAGTCTAAGATTGCAAGACTCGTTGGAATTGCTGCTGGACCCTATGCCACCGGTTTTACGGAA tgACACTGGGATGGACACATCAGTGGATGTGTCAGAGGGGAAGTTAGTGAACGACGCCATTCTCACTCCAACGCAACCTCCTCCTATTCATTTGACAGGCGAAAGCGACTGGAACTATGAGTTCCATGAGAACCACGGAAGGAACGTACAGTTAGAAACAAAACTAATCGCGCGACGGGTAGCAAGCTATAACCAAG GTGTGGTAATGTCTAGTCGCCCCCTAATAAAGGGCAAACCATTCGTAGTGAAAGTAGAGAGGTTAAACGAGCGATGGGTCTCCAATATTCTTTGCGGTGTGACTTGTATCTCTCCGGAAAAAGCGAATTTCCCTCTGACTGCGCTTGGTTTCAAAAAGCACTCGTGGATCATTTGCAGCGATTGGATATTACATAATGGTACCAGG GTGAAAACGAAATACGGAGCTGGCTTGGACAATCTCCAGTCCGGTTCCGTGGTAGGTTTATTCATCGACGAGGACAATAGGTTACATTTAATCATTGACGGTATAGATCAAGGGGTTGTCGCGACGGATTTGCCCCCGTACGTTTACGCGGTGTTCGACCTGTATGGTCAGTGCGAGCAGATCTCCATCGTCGGAAACACCGTAGAGACGTTCTCGGCCGCTTCCGTCGACAACACAGCAACCGTAGGGTCCATGGAATTTATCAGAGCTAAAATAGAAGACACGGAAAACTCGAGGGAGAAAGCTGATCTGGAGTGTCACGAAAAGGAAACTGTTGTCGCGGCCACGTCCTCCGACTTGTCGCCTTCCACCTCGCCAAGTGTGTCCAGTCAATGCAGCTCCAACGTTAAGATCGACAATATCGTAGATTACTCTGGTGTTTCCAGTGGCAGCAATTTGGAGCCGAGCGCGGAGACGAGCAGCGAGCCGAAAGGCGAGAAGAGCAAGACCTATAACAATTCGAATCAGCTGAGTCACAGCGAGTGTACAAATGTAGAGATAAATAACGCGACtaacattaacattaagaaCTGCACAGTGAACAGTAGTAGCAATATAAGCAGCTTGAACTGCAACAACGCGATAAACGAAAGCATAGCGTCCAACAGTCAAGGGAGTAACATAAGTGCCACGCATCAGATCATGCTAAGCTCGTCGCAGACATTCTCATCTCAGAATACTCTGAACAACGTAACGTCGGATGTGTCTAATACTGTTTCTTCCAGTTTCCATGAAATACGCTCTAACATGTCCTGGAACAATACCGCCGACAAAACTCCTGTTAGTGGGAACACAACATCGATGGTACAGAGTACGACCCCTGTTCACAATGGGCCCACTTCGCAATTGCTGCAAGCTCCGTCCACACCGCCTGGAACGAACGCTATAACCTCGAAAAAGTGCGAGTACTTAAAGGCCTGTATAAGGTTGAAGAAGTCGCTGATCCTGCCGGATGAATTTTTCTCTCTGGACGATGTGTTTTGTTACTGCAGCGCTTGTTACAAGGTAGAAGGGGACAGTGCAGTTTGCAAGAAAGGCGAGCCTCCAGCGGAGTTCGCTGTACCAGTTGGTTGGACTAGGTTTCCATTGAAACAGTGCATCAATGCTAATCAAATTCCACAAAGTACCACGGATAAGTGGCACGTTGCATTTTATGGGATTCGTTTGGACGCGATCAG GTTAATTTTAGATACAGGGGAGCTGATGACAAAGGAACAGCTAGATATTAGCAATTTCACAATGAACATGAAAGCGGAAGACCAGAATCCACAAGTAATCTTCTCCCCCAGTATAAAGTACGCCACGTCTGAAGAGTTTACCAGAAAGTATCC ATACATTGATACCCAGTCGAATAAAAAGCTGAATGCATCCACCGCGTTTCAACTACTGGTCAGACCTGGCTCGTACACGATCAGCCCAGGCGTGAAAGATGTCAGCGATTCCCAATTTGAATCCAGCAAATGGGCAACCAAAGAAGCAGGAGCGACAGTGATTATGGCTCTTATGATTCACCTCGATGGATTTTAA
- the PIG-A gene encoding phosphatidylinositol glycan anchor biosynthesis class A isoform X1 yields MSTIKHKICMVSDFFYPNMGGVEEHIFNLSQCLLGQGHKVVVLTHSYGDRIGVRYMTNGLKVYYIPVKVFYNQCVLPTMICSIPLIRYIFIREEIQIVHGHSAFSALAHEGMLIGRLMGLKTIFTDHSLFGFADASAILTNKFLEISLADCDHCICVSHTSKENTVLRAKVPKEKIFVIPNAVDTTLFMPDVSKRDDNFITVVIVSRLVYRKGVDLLARIIPDICSRHEDVRFLIAGDGPKRWLIEEMRERNVLQHRVTLLGSLEHSEIRHVLNKGHIFLNTSLTEAYCMAIVEAASCGLQVVSTKVGGIPEVLPPDLIYLVEPTVPALVEGLETAIADYRKNNVRCLFEANKRISLFYNWFNITRRTEIVYNLARQEKRKTLGEQLANYIRSGVLVYLLVVSLCYIIIQILEILVPRKYIDIAKDYTEMNVIHAHGDGKED; encoded by the exons ATGAGTACTATAAAGCATAAGATATG TATGGTCTCTGACTTTTTCTATCCCAACATGGGAGGGGTAGAAGagcatatttttaatttgtctcAATGCCTGCTCGGTCAGGGACACAAAGTTGTAGTGCTTACCCATTCGTATGGTGACAGAATCGGAGTACGTTATATGACGAATGGTCTGAAA GTGTATTATATACCGGTGAAGGTCTTCTACAATCAATGTGTTCTTCCAACTATGATCTGTTCCATTCCTCTTATTAGATACATTTTTATAAGGGAGGAGATTCAAATAGTGCATGGTCATTCAGCATTCTCTGCCCTCGCACACGAAGGGATGTTAATCGGTAGATTAATGGGATTGAAA acCATTTTTACAGATCATTCGCTGTTCGGTTTCGCCGACGCCTCCGCGATCTTGACAAACAAATTTTTAGAGATATCGTTAGCCGACTGTGATCACTGTATATGTGTATCACATACGAGTAAAGAGAATACTGTGTTAAGGGCTAAGGTACCGAAGGAGAAAATTTTTGTTATACCAAATGCAGTGGACACCACGTTATTTATGCCAGATGTTAGTAAACGGGACGATAATTTTA TTACAGTAGTCATAGTATCGCGACTAGTGTATCGCAAAGGCGTCGATTTATTAGCTCGCATTATACCCGATATTTGTAGTCGACATGAGGATGTGCGGTTCTTGATCGCTGGAGACGGTCCTAAAAGGTGGCTCATCGAAGAGATGCGAGAGAGAAACGTGTTGCAACACAGAGTCACGTTGCTGGGCAGCTTGGAGCATTCTGAAATCAGGCATGTGTTGAATAAGGGCCATATCTTTTTGAATACTAGTCTCACGGAAGCTTATTGTATGGCAATTGTTGAAGCCGCCTCCTGCGG TTTGCAAGTGGTCTCAACGAAAGTTGGCGGTATACCCGAAGTATTACCTCccgatttaatttatttagtagAACCCACGGTGCCTGCACTCGTCGAAGGGCTGGAGACTGCAATAGCAGATTATAGGAAAAATAATGTAAGATGCCTTTTCGAAGCTAACAAGAGGATAAGTCTATTTTACAACTGGTTCAACATAACCAGAAGGACTGAGATAGTATACAATTTAGCAAGGCAAGAAAAGAGGAAGACTTTAGGCGAACAATTGGCAAACTATATTCGCAGTGGGGTATTGGTATATTTGCTGGTTGTGTCGTTGTGCTATatcattatacaaattttagaaattctCGTTCCAAGAAAG TACATTGACATTGCGAAAGACTACACAGAGATGAACGTTATACATGCTCATGGGGATGGAAAAGAAGATTAG
- the PIG-A gene encoding phosphatidylinositol glycan anchor biosynthesis class A isoform X2 gives MSTIKHKICMVSDFFYPNMGGVEEHIFNLSQCLLGQGHKVVVLTHSYGDRIGVRYMTNGLKVYYIPVKVFYNQCVLPTMICSIPLIRYIFIREEIQIVHGHSAFSALAHEGMLIGRLMGLKTIFTDHSLFGFADASAILTNKFLEISLADCDHCICVSHTSKENTVLRAKVPKEKIFVIPNAVDTTLFMPDVSKRDDNFITVVIVSRLVYRKGVDLLARIIPDICSRHEDVRFLIAGDGPKRWLIEEMRERNVLQHRVTLLGSLEHSEIRHVLNKGHIFLNTSLTEAYCMAIVEAASCGLQVVSTKVGGIPEVLPPDLIYLVEPTVPALVEGLETAIADYRKNNVRCLFEANKRISLFYNWFNITRRTEIVYNLARQEKRKTLGEQLANYIRSGVLVYLLVVSLCYIIIQILEILVPRKCFPVH, from the exons ATGAGTACTATAAAGCATAAGATATG TATGGTCTCTGACTTTTTCTATCCCAACATGGGAGGGGTAGAAGagcatatttttaatttgtctcAATGCCTGCTCGGTCAGGGACACAAAGTTGTAGTGCTTACCCATTCGTATGGTGACAGAATCGGAGTACGTTATATGACGAATGGTCTGAAA GTGTATTATATACCGGTGAAGGTCTTCTACAATCAATGTGTTCTTCCAACTATGATCTGTTCCATTCCTCTTATTAGATACATTTTTATAAGGGAGGAGATTCAAATAGTGCATGGTCATTCAGCATTCTCTGCCCTCGCACACGAAGGGATGTTAATCGGTAGATTAATGGGATTGAAA acCATTTTTACAGATCATTCGCTGTTCGGTTTCGCCGACGCCTCCGCGATCTTGACAAACAAATTTTTAGAGATATCGTTAGCCGACTGTGATCACTGTATATGTGTATCACATACGAGTAAAGAGAATACTGTGTTAAGGGCTAAGGTACCGAAGGAGAAAATTTTTGTTATACCAAATGCAGTGGACACCACGTTATTTATGCCAGATGTTAGTAAACGGGACGATAATTTTA TTACAGTAGTCATAGTATCGCGACTAGTGTATCGCAAAGGCGTCGATTTATTAGCTCGCATTATACCCGATATTTGTAGTCGACATGAGGATGTGCGGTTCTTGATCGCTGGAGACGGTCCTAAAAGGTGGCTCATCGAAGAGATGCGAGAGAGAAACGTGTTGCAACACAGAGTCACGTTGCTGGGCAGCTTGGAGCATTCTGAAATCAGGCATGTGTTGAATAAGGGCCATATCTTTTTGAATACTAGTCTCACGGAAGCTTATTGTATGGCAATTGTTGAAGCCGCCTCCTGCGG TTTGCAAGTGGTCTCAACGAAAGTTGGCGGTATACCCGAAGTATTACCTCccgatttaatttatttagtagAACCCACGGTGCCTGCACTCGTCGAAGGGCTGGAGACTGCAATAGCAGATTATAGGAAAAATAATGTAAGATGCCTTTTCGAAGCTAACAAGAGGATAAGTCTATTTTACAACTGGTTCAACATAACCAGAAGGACTGAGATAGTATACAATTTAGCAAGGCAAGAAAAGAGGAAGACTTTAGGCGAACAATTGGCAAACTATATTCGCAGTGGGGTATTGGTATATTTGCTGGTTGTGTCGTTGTGCTATatcattatacaaattttagaaattctCGTTCCAAGAAAG TGTTTTCCAGTACATTGA